The Plasmodium falciparum 3D7 genome assembly, chromosome: 5 DNA window tttttttttttttttttttctaattttttcaGGGCTTGCCAAAAACAAGATGAcgattatatatgaatttcatattatattcatatatataatttttagtaattttccatttttttgtgtccttaatatatatatatatattatgttgaagttttaaaacaaatatgTACACATAATATAGGAAAGTATCAAAAAGATTTTTAATAGTCattaaaatgtttaaaataattttttttttaaagtgtttgaattaaaaaaaaaatatatatatatatattacttagaacatacacatataaaaatatataatatatattttacagtatatatatgtttttttttttttttttttttttttttcttttgaaactaaaaattgtaaaatttataaaaatactacatttttttaattttatgtacATCTGTAATGtgtgtacatatatgtatatatttatgagaatacataaaaattagTTAATAAAAGGGAAAAATTAGTCTTACGATGcaggataaaaatatagttgcaatgtatatatatatatatatatatatattatttgtttatttattaattattgttattttttatctatttatttatttaatattattattattgtttttttttttttttttttttttttttctcatttgtagaataaatatattaataacataaacatttattgaacatttttttttattattttgaatttatatataaaattatattttaacattttaattaggtttcttttaaataaaacGTTGATGTGATGAAACATATAgataaatatgtacatatatatatatatatatgttctacaataatatttgtttttaatttcGCTATTTATGGtatattgattttttttgtttttatatttcgaGTGTATAAATGTTAACATAACAAATCATATTACAgtctttcatattattagGCCAACATATTTGAAAACATCCTGGAAAATACAAAACGAGAATTAAGAAGATTAAAAATGGtacatgatatatatatatatatatatgtgtataatttttttttttttttttagtttattatgaaaaaatatgaaaaataaaaataaaatatgttcaattaaaaaatatataactgtCTGCCTGGTCCCAATAAGTTGAATAATGGATAGACGTTTCTTTGTtggtattttttaaaatataacaacttacttaaaaaaaataataataatatgatttataaattattaaaaaaaaaaatatacatatatatatatatatatatatatatatatatatatatatataggcaataataaagatattataagacaaaaatatattcttatgtcataattatttatgaataaattaaaatagaaCATTTTTGTATCTATAACTAAAggattaataataaattttttaaataattatttaatactgATATATTTGAATGGGAGCATTTTTGAGTAGAGGTAACTCATACACATTTCACATATATCATTAGACCACTGGTTAATCTAGAATTAAAAtgtaatgtatataaaaatatttacaccataaaattttataggATTTATAatccttttatattttgtaaaattatatatatatatatatatatatatatatatatatatatatatttttatttattattattttttttaatttacttCATTATTGGAGTAacttttatttcttaaaatttctttattattttttaattaaaaaaaataaaagtaaaaaagtatatattaatattattttctttttctttttttttttttttactatatttaattaattttgcatattttttaatattaccaTCTATTATTGAATAAATCCTTTCTATAAATTCATGTTCATTCGATATTACCTGAacacaaaagaaaaaattggatatgtaaaaattaaaatatataatataaaagataaaacatataaatatgtattttataattaattaggatatatatatatacacattatatataagaataacaTGTTCACCATCCTTCATTTTGataatagatatatttttaagtttagaaaaaaaaagaaaaaaagaataaaataaaataaagtctAAAAAAtgtcattatataattataaatcaAGTTCATATGgccttatataatattaaaaagagaaaattaCTTCctcttttaattataaaaaattgtttttttataattattttcttagTATAATTACATTATAATTGTAGAAATTTTTTGTAAGACATTTAATAGTAATACTACTTTATCAagcttttttcatatatatatatatatatatatatatatatatatatatatacacatatatttgtatatatatattatacatatatatatttatataataatttattattattttttttttttttttttttttttttcattttttttttttctttcaaattagtaaatattaaatgtatacacataaataattaccttttgtatatttgaatatatatactatatatatagtttaatatttaaaaatattttaaaaactgcattataaaataaataaaatttaatttaatatatataaatatatattatatgtattaaactattaataaatatttttctttttggttTTATGTATTAAATGTTTCTctaaagaattttttttttctttttctttttctttttctaattttataataatttccgttaaataatattcatagtattatatatatatatttaattatatatatatatttttggttTTACCTTATTTTCCTCCCCCCTTTTTtgtcatataataaattaaaattctttatatatataagtatatatatttctttcctttttttttaattatgtataaaatagtTGAGTGAAATACAATGACAGCAAAATCACCTTGTTTGGATATATTACCATTTATATTTCGGGAAGAACAAATAAGTAATAGAATACAAACATTTCCAACAGAGACTATGAAAAAGGCATATCTAGAATTAAAAGGCTACTTtgaacaatataaaatatatgctgagtaatatataagaaaacatttaaaataaattattctaAATAAAACAAACCTTATTGGAattgtacatataaatgtgtttatatatatatatattaatatatgacaaaaacaaaatatatttaatttatttcatataaataaccATTTTTGCCACAATAAAATATCATACATTCTTGTAAGCATATAATTTAtcttaattttgtttttagaaaattaattaattttagcGGTTCTATGAATGATGAAAATCAAAGGAAAGAAAAATTGATCATTAAATTAAGATGCGAATACTATGCTGTGATATTCTCACAAGCATCCAAACTTTTACAcgaatatatgtaatattaaaaagataaaaaaataataataataatttatatatatatatatatataatgtcatCTGTAACAAAggggaaaaagaaaaattagacatttaatatatattactaattacacatatgttcatatttatatattttattctcaCTTATTACATTTGCAGAAATTTTAGAAACAGGCTTATTTTAGAATTAGCTATAAATGTGAACGGGCTTATTAATTCCATACACCCTAATATAATACAACGATTGAATGAAGACGAACAGAAGGAGTTACAGAAATATTGTGAAGTatgaatgaaaatattttgtaatatatatatatatatattaatattatttaatataatatatatattcttatttatttatttattatcattattttttttttcatatatagaatataagGAGTGAAAGAACCCGATCAAAATTGCAAAAtgttaaaacaaaaaatttttacctttttaaaaaacatcatatataatatatatatatatacatatatatttttttaattttttaccCTTTTAATAGAAATTCACTGTCTGTTTTTTAAACGATTTAATTATAGAAGATTTAAATTATGAAGGAGTACAGAAAGACATGAAAGGAAGGAACGTTTTTTATTCAGCAGGTTTGAAGGTAAGTGTGTTTGAAGACAA harbors:
- a CDS encoding dynein light chain Tctex-type, putative, which produces MKDGEHVISNEHEFIERIYSIIDEILRNKSYSNNEINQWSNDICEMCMSYLYSKMLPFKYIISCYILKNTNKETSIHYSTYWDQADRCFQICWPNNMKDCNMICYVNIYTLEI